One window of the Phoenix dactylifera cultivar Barhee BC4 unplaced genomic scaffold, palm_55x_up_171113_PBpolish2nd_filt_p 000188F, whole genome shotgun sequence genome contains the following:
- the LOC120105078 gene encoding uncharacterized protein LOC120105078: MADNQDNQNKRLLSDYAVPNINGAQSSIVRPTINANNFEIKLGLIQMVQQEQFGGAPAENPHAHLANFLEICDTIKMNGVSDDAIRLRLFPFSLKDKAKAWLNSKAPNSFTTWNALSQIFLSKYFPSVRITIDAAAGGTLMSKSTEEVYKLLEEMASNNYQWSNERGMPKKVPGMYDVDGINILNAKVQFVSNYNKQQKQNNPYSNTYNPGWRNHPNFSWKDQGNQGSSSRPLHPPGFQPRPSQPESKQSWEIVIEKLANASSERFERLEAKLYQLPSKTEVNPKEHCKAVTLRSGKQLGKVSGETIVGDEVDYEEVSKKFEKFLKVFRQLYINIPFADALAQIPVYTKFLKEIMSKKRKLEDFETIALTEECSAIIHNKLPPKLRDPWSFSILKAWIKGVEAYYHLFAAS, from the exons ATGGCAGATAACCAAGATAACCAGAATAAAAGGTTGTTGAGTGACTATGCCGTGCCGAATATCAATGGTGCTCAATCCAGTATTGTGAGACCTACAATCAATgctaataattttgagattaagcTTGGTCTCATCCAGATGGTGCAGCAGGAGCAGTTTGGTGGAGCACCTGCTGAGAATCCACATGCACACCTTGCCAATTTCTTAGAGATTTGTGATACAATCAAGATGAATGGAGTTAGTGATGATGCTATTCGACTCCGACTTTTTCCATTTTCtctaaaggataaagccaaggcCTGGTTGAATTCCAAAGCACCTAACTCTTTCACCACCTGGAATGCCTTGTCACAAATTTTTCTAAGTAAGTATTTTCCCTCAG TCAGGATTACCATAGATGCAGCTGCAGGAGGTACTTTAATGAGTAAGTCAACAGAGGAGGTATATAAGTTATTAGAAGAAATGGCCTCTAACAATTATCAGTGGTCTAATGAAAGAGGTATGCCTAAGAAAGTTCCAGGTATGTATGATGTAGATGGCATAAACATATTGAATGCCAAG GTTCAATTTGTGTCTAATTATAACAAGCAGCAGAAGCAGAATAACCCTTATTCCAACACATACAACCCAGGCTGGAGGAATCATCCCAACTTTTCATGGAAAGATCAAGGTAACCAAGGTAGTAGTTCTAGACCTCTCCATCCTCCTGGTTTCCAACCAAGACCATCCCAACCAGAAAGTAAGCAGTCTTGGGAGATAGTTATTGAGAAGTTAGCCAATGCTAGTTCAGAGAGATTTGAGAGACTAGAAGCAAAGCTTTACCAGTTG CCTAGTAAGACAGAGGTCAATCCGAAGGAGCATTGCAAGGCAGTCACCTTGAGAAGTGGTAAGCAACTTGGTAAGGTAAGTGGTGAGACTATAGTTGGTGATGAAGTAGACTATGAAGAGGTGAGCAAGAAG TTTGAGAAATTTTTGAAAGTGTTTAGGCAGCTTTACATTAATATTCCTTTTGCAGATGCCTTAGCACAAATTCCTGtatatacaaaatttttaaaggaGATCATGTCTAAGAAgaggaaattggaagattttgAGACTATTGCTTTAACAGAGGAATGCAGTGCCATTATCCACAATAAGCTTCCACCAAAGCTAAGAGATCCATGGAGTT